Below is a genomic region from Rhinatrema bivittatum chromosome 8, aRhiBiv1.1, whole genome shotgun sequence.
aattgtgcattgagtaaaaaagaactttctccgattagttttaaatgtgccccatgctaacttcatggagtgccccctaatccttctatatccaaaagagtaaataaccaattcacatttacctgttctagatctctcatgattttaaacacctctatctatcccccctcagccatctcttctccaagctgaacagtcctaacctctttagtcttttctcataggggagctgttccatcccctttatcattttggtcacccttctctgtaccttctccatcgcaattatatcttttttgagatgcggcgaccagaattgtacacagtattcaaggtgcggtctcaccttggagtgatacagaggcattatgacattttctgttttattcaccattccctttctaataattcccaacattctgtttgcttttttgactgccgcagcacactgaaccgacgatttcaatgtattatccactatgacacctagatctcttttttgggtggtagctcctaatatggaacctaacatcgtataactttagcatgggttatttttccctatatgcatcaccttgcacttattcacattaaatttcatctgccatttggatgcccaattttcaggtctccaaggtcttcctgcaatttatcacaatctgcttgtgatttaactactctgaataattttgtatcatctgtaaatttggttgagttcctttccagatcatttataaatatattgaaaagcacgggtcccagtacagatccctgaggcactccactgcccacacccttccactgagaaaattgtccatttaatcctactctctgtttcctgtcttttaaccagtttgtaatccatgaaaggacatcgccacctatcttatgactttttactttacttttcctagaagcctctcatgaggcagtTGTGTTATAAAAGCACAGCTACCGCTGTCACGTGTCCCTGCTGCCAGCTTGCAAAAACAGCagatttgttttgttgttttcacTTGCTCATAGAAAGCATTGCAGGACACATCCAAACAAGCCCCCATCACATCCTACACAGTTGCCCTTTAAAGATGCTTACGGCAGTCAGTAGGAGCACTCTGGTAGTCCACCTATGTGACGCAAAGTAATCGTCTGCTTCCCATCTGTGAATTTTGGTtcaatatcttttctttttttcatctgTGTCATTTGCTAGTAAACACAGGATGCAGAAGTAGATAGTAACAATCTGGTTGATTCAGCTTTCCTCTTGGTAGTATCAGTTATATCCTTGCAAAAACTGCAGCAGGGTGAACGCTTTGGTGGACATATTCCCGAATACAGGCTCAGCTTGTCTTCAGGGCAGATTTTGGTCCTTGGTGTATTCATCCTTTTCCTATCAGGCTGCCCTCTCTTCTTGCCATTACTATTTTGAGGAGATGTCTGACTTCAGTCATTCTGCTGGGTCACTGGGCAACGAACATTTTGCCTTTGCAATTAGAATTTGTGTGATAATTGTGAGCAATACAGTGGTGCACACGGCCTCCCTCGTCTTGCTTTCAAGTACATCAAACCTTAAGAACATTAAGGTACCATTTCTGTATTGCTCTGCCTTGTAAAGTTTTGTCACTGATGTAATAATATATGTGCGAGGGAGTATAGAAAAGACTCCCTCAAATCACGTTAAAACAGACTAGAGCTATTTGccccggtccaccttaaggcaCAGATCCACAAAGGATTCTGGGGCCCGGGAGGATCCCTTCCTAACAGTATCAAGGATCAGGGCCCGGAAGGGTTAATGAGGACCCGGGAAGCTGCTTTGAGCCCATGTTATGCACGCATGGTACATGAATAACTGCTTTGGATGTGTAAAGCCAGGTGAACTactattttattttgctgtttctttgaaATCCTGTAAATAAACATTTGTTCCTGACCAGAACAAGTCTTGCTGTCTTCCATGACTGTTCCAGATGCCACGGTGAACTCAAAACACTACAACATGAATGAAGGTTTTAATAAACGTTTTAAGTCTTTTAAGCTCATTGTCGATGTATGCGATGCATTACCCACATGACATTCGCAGACAACAAGCATCCCAGTCACTAGAACTCTTGAGGTCTATGAAGGTGATGTGGATATGATGACATCATAGTGCCAAAACACTTTTTTTGCCTCTTGGCTGTCAAACACTAGCACTGTGTGAAGCATTACCCATGTAAAAGAAATCCTGTGGATTTAAGTGGTCTCTTCATTTGCAAATCATTTCAAAACTCATATGGAGagcacaacttaaaaaaaaaccacgcgGTTCTCCATTGAGCTTCATAAAGAGTCATCTAAAATCTAATGGCTTTGTCGGCTTGTATCTGCACTcatagagtgaattttcaaaatttcatatGCATGAAagttagcatatatgcacataagtagcctccactcgcatattctgtattttataaaagtaaaaaatatgtgcatattttaacttttttgtgcacatatacatgtataaaatAGGGCGGGGCCAGCACATGCatattattttaaaagacacatgtgtACATTTGCCAATTATCTGGCATGAGTGATgctaaacgtgtttattgtgtagtactgattgggtgggaggtctgggtgaactgggcgggggagtttaggctgaaaaaccaggaaccaatttgccttctcacaagtcagtctcaaatcgtagactcactgatgttctcaggtactggtagcgtcacaaaaccttccacacataaatcctaccattcaaaatggcatgatttaccacatgacgcattcaaaagggtattacccttttttctttttctacaccactcttttctctcagattctgctccccagacatcctccacataggtacacctctgttccaattggtgtatcgtttgggagtggggatacccgatttacggtaaaccccttctgagtcagcttaccatggattatccactgatcaagccgcctctattttcactagtcacggaatgtaacctatatcttatccttataagtctcatacgttctccattcgagcctttccattcctgtcatttcacagtttgacgtGGGAAatactttccctcataaatgtcatttctgccaacagggtcagtgagttacacactttGTTACATACTCTAGAtcatacagaccgtcaattaggaggaataggtctgtttgcctactggaactcgcagcttgactcttgccacaaaAGGAAAGAGTAAGGTGGAATTCCTGTGGAATGTAGTgcaatctagatagaatgcaagtgcactattactgtccaagaaatggaaaaaaaccctctcgctctggtgagagagaggtgttgggaaaaatgggcagagtatatcctgagtaaggtgagatgcaacgtctaccttaagaaagataggaaGTTGAATGCGTAAAAACCACTCGgtgacggaggaacgcagggtcggatgagtatgtaacaaagtgtgtaactcactgaccctgttggcagaaatgacatttatgagggaaagtatTTTCCacgtcaaactgtgaaatgaccggaatggaaaggctcgaacggagaacgtatgagacttataaggataagatataggttccattccgtgactagtgaaaatagaggtggcttgatctgtggagaaggactggataaactggtgaactaattggcaAACTGTCTAATTtcatttatgtgcacatgttttataATTGGctgacttatgtgtgtaaattgaGAATTATGTGAGTAACTCCtttatttttgcatataaaatatagccgtgtatatttaaaaaataggtagaaaaagtctTTCCATTCATtgcattgatatacatggtttcaatgcattgtatgtattCGCGCATAAGCCCACATACATGCGTATGCTGTACAATAgagatatatgtattttataaaacatgcgtATATCAtatgtgtgggttataaaatatttgGTTATACCTGCCTGAGGCCAtatatgtttgaaagttatcttcataTTGATTAGAATTTGTTAGACGCAAAGGGGTTAAATAAGCATGTTTGAAACtagtgagcagtagtgccaatcgTCAAATCTTTACAGTTCACAGGTTTCAAATTTGTACTAATGtaaccctttttgtgtctgtttccATGTGTacaatatatgcacacacacttttCTGTGTAATTTGATAAATAGTCATCAACAAGCTCGTTTGTGAAAATGCAATGAAGGGAAACTAAACtcacaactttttaaaatgccACGGCAGGTCCTAACCTACCCTGTCTCCCTCCTCCAGCATACGGAGTTGAAGGAGTATCCAGGGAGGGACTTGGAGCATTGCATCATTGACCttagaacaaaattgctgattTGAAGGGGGTAGTGCTTGTTTGTGGAGGGGTTATTGTCAATCTGCAGTAAAAATGAGGCAAATGGATGAAGAGCAGTGGACAAAGGTGCTGGAACAcatgaggcctgggctctgggagCAACGTGGCTTCAGCAATTGGGATATCCCATTTTGCAGTAGCAGACGGTTCGAAAGATTTTGCACTGGCAGAGAGCGCAGAAGTCACAGCATGGAGCCGAGGGTGCCTTGCAGCTGGCCCAGAGTGGGACGCAGCCTGGTGGAGGTGGAGGTCTGGCAATCCTTTTGGGCACAACTTTCATCTGTGGGACCAAAAACAAATATGAAATAATTTCCAAGTGCAAAATATTTCAGTAACCAACTAACCCATAGCTTCATCAAAATTCTatacattttgcatgaataacaaGAGAGGGAGACTCTCTTTAAAAGGCTCTCAtagaagtaaactatttatatcactgtaagagggtaactagtaactcagggtgaggttttggtggtggtctagggtttggggggaagttttgcatgcactgtcagacgtatgaacagcacagtacacatcattgaagatttgatgtgatttggaatgaggaaagtttTCTACAaggtactctcgccctagcttgatacacTCCCACACCCGGCCtagaccactaccaaaacctcgcctcgagttactagatgaacCTCCTTTAGTGGTATAAATACATGattaatatgtgtgccaccccagagtctctctctctccattccctctcccctctccatgcccaaaatgggatttgcaaaaaatcccatttcaggcacaACACatagggcaggattttaaaaaggttacgcacgccggacctgttttcaaaaggccctgcgacgcgcgtaaagcccgggacgcatgtaagtcctggggctttactaaaggggtggggtgtgggcgggggtGGTCCGGGAGTGGGGGCAGGGTCATAGGcttcaggcacagcggccatttgcctctgtgcttgGGATCATGCGCTGGCCAgcgcgcgcgcaacttgcgcctgcccagagtcaggcgcaaaaggtaaataaaacattttggggggcggggttagagtagggccaggggaaggggtgggaaggtcaggttaggggaagggaacgggggaaggcagcgtggctcggcacgcgcaaggtgcataattgtgcaggCCCATGAGcgcgccaacccccaattttataatatgcgcgcgcctgcacgtgcacgttataaaatcggtcgtacatgtgcatgcgcacatgtaggccatgcgcgcttcttttaaactCTACCCCATAGCTTTCAAAGCCATAACACTAGGAAAAAAAGGTGAAGTTATTTCTAGCACTTTATCCCACAATAGCATGCATCATGCATGCACTGTACTATCACACACAGCATTAGAAGGTCtcatttactcctcccaaaaTCTGCCCACTTGAATAGATTTTGGAAATTTTGCATAGTCAGCATGTGATGCGATGAATAATGCCTGCGTATTGtgttatcgcgggcgttagggttcttacgcattttgatgaatgaccctgtaagtgcaGGTTAAGCATGGATGAGTCAGCCCTGgagtaaaaatatgcacaagGGTAATGTTAGTATTTCCATGGGTCACTTTATCACAATACAGGCCTCCATGAAGGGTTAATTAAAGTAACTGTTCCTTCCTTAGTTGTAATATAGGACTCATAATTTTTCCTTGTGTGACATTTTGCTTTTTTACTACTGTTTGAGACCAGGAAGTCAGAATATATTACGAGAATTTGGGATGGGGAAGGGCAGCACATGACAGAGTGGTGTGATCTTAAACTGGCAGAGTCCTCCTTGCCTAAAGCATCACAATTTATCAAACGAGCAGTCCTAATGTCTATTTTACAACCTTGGTAGACAAACAAAAGTCTATTGTGAAACATGATTTGGACAATAATTGATTAttacctttgatgacttcttcttcttcttcttcttcttctctgcaTCTGTCCTGCTTATCCTCTTTGATGTTTTGGCTAATTCTTAAAAGAGAAACCCAAATGATTAAAAATCTATTTATCCTTATGCATAAAGCAGTGCATGCAACTGGATACAGAGTACACACCCAGACATTAATGCACGAGAGAGACTCCTATTTCTGGTTCCACCGGAGAAGCAGCACTGTGTCTTCATGCATGCGACACAGTAAAACCAGAGCTGCACTAGCCTGTTCCTCGTGACACCGAATTGCTGGCAACTCCAATCAGAACCAGCACGGGGTATGCTGCAGAGCTGCCAGCTCCTTCTTTAAGGGCTATGCTTACTCTTGATACATTTTGGAGGTAAGCGGGCAAGAGGCCTTCTATTCAGCTCTAAGCCaatggggagggtgcttgtgtgtcaCTTGGCTGGGGGGAAGGAATAAAAAGTGGTGCACTCTGTAGTGTTGCTGCAAGAAGGGGGAACTGGACCGATTAGATGGGCCTTAGGCTGTTCATAGGCCATCGTAACCTCCAAATCTACTCTTCAGCTCTAATCCTCCTTTGCGTGCAACAGTAGGTCTTGTGATGTGGATCAGCACGGCAGCACCCCTGATTTACTTAGATTCATAATGACAGGCGTGAATGAGATGGAGTTCCCCAGAGATGAAATAAAAAATCAGAACATGAAACTGTGGcactaatctatataaataaaaatgttaaatagtttgtacaaaatcgctaatctcagaaaccactgcaccgattgctttcaaatttggacacaaccttcctttcgcatacgggaaggttcttctgtacttacattacagatatgtcacaactgtgacaggtaaaaaaggtttaaaaattggttccgcaaaacagcgacatctggtggacgttGGACgtcagcgcaacctcttacacctttcacaaacacacaccccacacacatgacaaatgtatttaattcacacaccctccgaacacacagaaatccacactcctcacaccccccccccacacacatgccaattggacttacttcacacaccctcccaaaacacaccaaaacgcACCAAATTCCAGGCTGCTACACCGGGGGGGGGCCACGCACATGTCACATGttggcaattcccacaccctccgaactcacacaaaaacaccctcctcacaccccccatgCACATGCctgttctacttactgcccacaccctccgaacacacaCAAAAGCGGAAACAGGTCCGCACTACTCCAGCGGGGGGGCCaagaacggtccgggacacatggccgtcggctgccagcaatcaaaatggcgccgacggccctttcccttactatgccactcggagacaacaatggtggcagtagcccatgtgacatagtaagggcaagggcccgtcgacgccattttcaggactggcagccagcggacctttgcccttactatgtcagggaACCTGGTGCTCCCATTACTCCTCCACAGTGACATAGTCAGGTCAAAGGGCCGTCGGAGCCATTTTCATTgctagcagccgacggcctgaaCCCAAGACTTCGATCCTGAACCAAacacccgctccaccgactgactgtTTGCACAGGTATCCGGGGGGGCTGCACGGTGGGGGGGCCGTAGTTATTTTCTTGTGGGCgtgttcgggggggggaggggtgtttcgGTCATTCTGCAActctcacggggggggggggggggggggggtgtgggataCTGTATTtcgccggggtgggggggggtgtgtgtatgtgtggggtaCATATTTAAACACTGTGTTTATGGTGGGGTTCTTTTGGGGTGGAAAGacggagggcacacacaaacacaaacacaaaacgtCCCTGATCTCGGAAAGGCACCAAATTAGCCCTCTACAAAATACTTAACTAAATAGAGAGTGCTaacttggttaggcactcccTTATTTTGATACAGAACCCGCACAACCTCCCACTGATGGACCACGTTTACCACCACCAATTTCTATTTTGGTGTTTTTTTCTCAATCGGCATCCTAGCTGCTTCTTACAGTCTGGGTCCTCTTACCTAAGAAAGCATAcatttcaggggagggagaatgaggggagaggtgagtgtgaggggagagagttggagtggggacaggggagggaagggggggtgagtgaccaagggggaggaggatgagtgattGAGGTAAccgagcaaggggaagggggagggagggttaagaacctgactctgccactgcaacgcgggGCCGGGTTCTGCTAGttcaaaataagaaagaaaacaaaagcatCTAAACGTGCCTACCGAGGAGAACAAAAAGGATCTTGCTAATTGTATTTATCTCTCAGATAAATGATCTAAACAGCTTTTGGCTTTTATTTTATGCGCTAATATCGTTGCTTTACAGGAGAACAAGAATGAGATGTAAGGTTCTTGCATATTATGATCTCTGATGTCAAGAAGAGGAGGACTGCATACTTTCACCTAAGGTTTCCAACACTAATGCTGAGCCTATTCTCGCAAACAACCAGGGATCCGACCGACTGGGCAGGTGGAAGTCAGCATTTCCATCCTTTTTTATtctgtggaagagagagaattcCATGTGCCCCAATTTGAAAATATCCTCATGTGTGAAAAGTCCAGTGGCTTTCAAGATCCCAAATACTTTTACTTAAAAAGAAATGATTTTGGAGGTCAAGTCAGCCTCCTAGCTATTTCTTGTTCGATGTGAGAAATAGTCAACTTCCAAAATAAGAACCAGAAAAGTGACCActctccaaagaaaaaaaaaatatgggaaaTGATTCCCCCCGGCAAAATCCCTCGACAAGACGAGGCAAAGCGATCCTCGTGTGTTAGCTGCAGTTCCTGATTTTACTGACCTACGATGGAGATGGGTGGGAGGCCTGCTGGAAGATTGATCATGTTGCCATTTGTCTCGCAGCTCTTCAGCGCATTCTTGTCCTCGATGATCATGTGCGAAGAGGCGGCGCTGATGCACACGGCACAGCACAGAAGAAAGCCAAACGCTATCTTAGCGTCCATCGCAGGTGACCTGAAAAGGAGCAGTTGAACATCTAGAGATGATTCTGTGAACCGGATCATGGTGGGAGAGGAAAAAGGGCAGGGTCGCCCTGAGGTTTGACAACACTGGTTAGCTCAGATTGAAAGAAATAAATTGGGATTGTGGGAGGAAGCTGAgaagcatgggggagggggtataGGATGCCAAGATAGGGATCTCCAGCAACACCCCTGCAGCTCTGCACATGTCTATTAGCTCTATAGAAATTAGAAGCATGGTAGTAATAATGGTGACATTTCAAGCTGTGGTCAGAAAATCTTGACTAAAAGACGACCTTACTACAGTAAAggccagatatttatttattatttttatataccgacattcgatctgagatatcacatcggtttacattcaggtactgtagtatttccctatccccagagggcttataaaacttatgcgtgggcgtagatttgtgcgcgcaacctggcgcacacaaatctacgcctgattttataacatgcgcgtgcagctccttggagggaacttttttttggatcccccccggccctacctaaatcctctcCCTACCTTTGATGGAGTTACTTGATGGAGTAACTTGCGTGCCCCAgcaggccactgtgctggaggacttggaACTGCCCTCATactgccgccacgcccccggtcctgcccccgatctgcccattttcgaaagccccaggacatacgcacgtcccggggcttgcgtgcgcctccgagcctatgcaaaataggctcagcgctcgcaggggcagattttctcgggttacgtgcgtatcttacgctcgtagcctttgaaaatctgcccctaactattatttatttatttatttaaggtttttctagaCTGACATTCGTTGTGGAacatcatttcggtttacataaaacaggaaatgCAGCGTAAAAGCTTTAcagactgggcagactggatgggccatttggtcttcttctgccatcatttctatgtttctataactttaaaacataaaaaagggAGGGATGGTTTTTTTTGACTCAGCActtttctcctgttcctttgtactcccaactcagttggaaccaggacaGCAATCTGATGctatgagctttcattcacaatttTCTGGGAATGTTTTCCCTATTTCATATCTCCCCGTCAATGCACCTAGTTTGGTGATTGTGGCAATATTTTGAGGCAATGTTAGCACTAGAATGTACTTCCAATGAAAAATTGCTAACCATGTTAACAAAATATTagaattgtaaaccgttgtgatggtaataCCGGACGACGGTacataaaactctacaaataaataaataaacacgtgCATGACCTCACAGAGTTCCCCATGCGGCTGCGCATACTGCACCTCAGCCCATGCATGACCACAACTGGGACCTGCTGAAAAAATGGGTGACCGGAggtcaaaagttcctaggtaggCAGGGCTGTTTTAACCACGCATGGCCCCCTTCTGTTTTTCCCAGATTGATCTCACTCCACGTAAGGAACAGAGAAAcacgctggggtacattttaagaaacagcgcgcgcgcgtacttttgttcgtgcaccagggatgaacaaaagtacattggattttataagatacgcacgtagccgcgcgtatcttataaaatctgg
It encodes:
- the ASIP gene encoding agouti-signaling protein; this translates as MDAKIAFGFLLCCAVCISAASSHMIIEDKNALKSCETNGNMINLPAGLPPISIVELAKTSKRISRTDAEKKKKKKKKSSKMKVVPKRIARPPPPPGCVPLWASCKAPSAPCCDFCALCQCKIFRTVCYCKMGYPNC